The Sinomonas sp. P10A9 genome includes a window with the following:
- a CDS encoding ABC transporter substrate-binding protein: protein MRNRKFSRFAPPLATASVLVLALSACSGGSSGGSGSTSGGDAASNVDGRGPITYVQGKDNSDVVRPLVDKWNAAHADQKVTFKEQSDSADQQHDDLVQHFQAKDANYDVMSVDVVWTAEFAAKGWLQPLKDKTALDTSTFLPATVKAATYNNTLFAAPVSSDGGLLYYRKDLVPTPPKTWDEMMGMCSIAKTNNMGCYAGQFQKYEGLTVNAAEAMNTFGGKIVDDSGKATVNSSESKTGLGKLVEAFKNGNIPPEAITFKEEDSRTAFQDGKLLFLRNWPYVYNLASKTDGSSKVADKFGIAPLPGMSGPGASSLGGHSAAISVYSKNKATALDFLKFLTSDEEQKFFATQGSLAPVIGNLYKDSALTAKLPYLPTLLTSIQNAVPRPVTPFYPGVTKAIQDNSYSALKGEKSVDQALTDMQSALVAAGAK from the coding sequence ATGAGAAACCGCAAGTTCTCCAGGTTTGCCCCTCCTCTCGCGACTGCGAGCGTCCTGGTCCTGGCACTCTCTGCCTGTAGCGGCGGGTCCAGCGGGGGCAGCGGGAGCACGAGCGGCGGCGACGCCGCCAGCAACGTCGACGGACGCGGCCCCATCACCTACGTCCAGGGCAAAGACAACTCCGATGTTGTCCGCCCGCTCGTCGACAAGTGGAACGCCGCCCACGCGGATCAGAAGGTCACCTTCAAGGAACAGTCCGACTCGGCCGACCAGCAGCACGACGACCTCGTGCAGCACTTCCAGGCCAAGGATGCCAACTACGACGTCATGAGCGTCGACGTGGTGTGGACCGCAGAATTCGCGGCCAAGGGCTGGCTGCAGCCGCTCAAGGACAAGACGGCCCTCGATACCTCAACCTTCCTGCCGGCCACGGTCAAGGCCGCTACGTACAACAACACCCTGTTCGCCGCGCCCGTCTCGTCCGACGGCGGCCTGCTCTACTACCGCAAGGACCTTGTCCCGACGCCTCCCAAGACGTGGGACGAGATGATGGGCATGTGCTCCATCGCCAAGACGAACAACATGGGCTGCTACGCGGGCCAGTTCCAGAAGTACGAGGGGCTCACGGTCAACGCTGCTGAGGCCATGAACACGTTCGGCGGCAAGATCGTCGACGATTCCGGCAAGGCCACGGTGAACTCGTCTGAGTCGAAGACCGGGCTCGGCAAGCTCGTCGAAGCATTCAAGAACGGCAACATCCCTCCCGAGGCCATCACCTTCAAGGAAGAGGACAGCCGTACCGCGTTCCAGGACGGGAAGCTCCTGTTCCTGCGCAACTGGCCGTATGTCTACAACCTCGCCTCCAAGACTGATGGATCGTCCAAGGTCGCTGACAAGTTCGGCATCGCGCCGCTTCCCGGCATGAGTGGCCCGGGCGCCTCGTCGCTCGGTGGCCACAGTGCGGCTATCAGCGTCTACTCCAAGAACAAGGCCACCGCGCTGGACTTCCTGAAGTTCCTCACGAGTGACGAGGAGCAGAAGTTCTTCGCGACCCAGGGTTCGCTTGCCCCGGTAATCGGCAACCTGTACAAGGATTCGGCCCTGACAGCCAAGCTGCCGTACCTCCCCACCCTGCTGACCTCGATCCAGAACGCCGTGCCGCGTCCCGTGACACCGTTCTACCCGGGCGTCACGAAGGCCATCCAGGACAACAGCTACTCGGCCCTCAAGGGCGAGAAGTCCGTGGATCAGGCATTGACCGACATGCAGTCGGCACTCGTCGCGGCAGGCGCCAAGTAA
- a CDS encoding carbohydrate ABC transporter permease, whose product MPGRESADRKQVTQGRWASMLLLPTLILLAIVIIYPVVNAIIMSFQKDAALNPTTGLFEEGGSAGFSNYSDWLFQQCSGQSCPPGTLGSQFWSSMGTTFFFAVVTVALETVIGFWMAIIMARVFRGRSAVRAAVLVPWAIPTAVTAKLWFFIFAFEGIANKLFGTQILWTGSEWPAKWAIIISDVWKTTPFMALLILAGLQLIPDEVYEAAKVDGASTWQRFTQITLPLVRPALMVAVLFRALDALRMFDLPYIMTQGANNTSTLSILVVDQIRQGFNSAAALSTITFLVIFIVAFIFVRFLGANAVGAATSSGRK is encoded by the coding sequence ATGCCCGGCCGGGAGAGCGCTGACCGCAAGCAGGTGACCCAGGGACGCTGGGCCTCCATGCTCCTGCTGCCGACGCTCATTCTCCTGGCGATCGTGATCATCTACCCGGTCGTCAACGCCATCATCATGTCCTTCCAGAAGGACGCGGCCCTCAACCCGACTACAGGCCTCTTCGAGGAGGGCGGTTCAGCCGGATTCAGCAACTATTCCGATTGGCTGTTCCAGCAGTGCAGCGGCCAGTCGTGCCCTCCGGGTACGCTCGGCTCGCAGTTCTGGAGCTCGATGGGGACCACGTTCTTCTTCGCGGTGGTCACGGTGGCACTCGAGACCGTGATCGGCTTCTGGATGGCCATCATCATGGCGAGGGTCTTCCGTGGTCGCAGCGCCGTCCGCGCCGCCGTTCTCGTGCCCTGGGCCATCCCGACCGCAGTAACGGCCAAGCTGTGGTTCTTCATCTTCGCGTTTGAGGGCATCGCCAACAAGCTCTTCGGCACCCAGATCCTCTGGACCGGATCAGAGTGGCCCGCAAAGTGGGCCATCATCATCTCGGATGTCTGGAAGACCACCCCGTTCATGGCCCTGCTCATCCTCGCCGGGCTCCAGCTCATCCCGGACGAGGTCTACGAGGCCGCGAAGGTCGACGGCGCCAGCACCTGGCAGCGCTTCACCCAGATAACGCTCCCGCTCGTCAGGCCCGCGCTCATGGTTGCGGTCCTCTTCCGCGCGCTCGATGCGCTGCGCATGTTCGACCTGCCGTACATCATGACCCAGGGTGCGAACAACACGTCGACGCTCTCGATCCTCGTGGTCGATCAGATCCGCCAAGGGTTCAACAGTGCCGCCGCGCTCTCGACGATCACCTTCCTAGTGATCTTCATCGTCGCCTTCATCTTCGTCCGCTTCCTCGGCGCCAACGCCGTGGGCGCGGCGACCTCCTCGGGAAGGAAGTGA
- a CDS encoding carbohydrate ABC transporter permease — translation MPVRRKKFDWGQVRTYVSAVVILVWCLAPAYWMIVTAFRDTGFTFDPSIWPTHVTWDNFATVFDENLGNHFGRNLLNSLLVAGVTTIVALVVGVFAAYALARLNFRFKFAVMGFILGASMFPGVAIVTPLFQLFTNIGWMGTYQVLIIPNISFVLPLTVYTLTSFFREMPWELEESARIDGCTQGQAFRKVILPLAAPATFTTAILAFISAWNEFLIASQLSSDSTRTVTVAIAYFAGAQPHQEPYTAVMAAGTIVTVPLVILVLVFQRKIVAGLTAGAVK, via the coding sequence ATGCCTGTGCGCCGCAAGAAGTTCGATTGGGGGCAGGTCCGCACCTACGTCTCCGCTGTAGTGATCCTGGTCTGGTGCCTTGCTCCGGCCTACTGGATGATCGTTACTGCGTTCCGCGACACTGGCTTCACGTTTGACCCGTCCATCTGGCCCACGCACGTCACGTGGGACAATTTTGCGACCGTTTTCGACGAGAACCTCGGCAACCACTTCGGGAGGAATCTTCTCAACAGCCTCCTCGTCGCGGGTGTGACCACGATTGTGGCCCTCGTGGTCGGCGTCTTCGCCGCCTACGCCTTGGCGCGGTTGAACTTCCGCTTCAAGTTCGCCGTCATGGGCTTCATCCTCGGGGCATCGATGTTCCCGGGTGTCGCCATCGTGACGCCGCTCTTCCAGCTCTTCACGAACATCGGCTGGATGGGCACGTATCAGGTACTCATCATCCCGAACATCTCGTTCGTGCTCCCGCTCACCGTCTACACGCTCACCTCCTTCTTCCGTGAGATGCCGTGGGAACTCGAGGAGTCTGCACGCATTGACGGATGCACCCAGGGGCAGGCGTTCCGGAAGGTCATCCTCCCGCTGGCCGCACCCGCTACCTTCACGACGGCGATCCTCGCCTTCATCTCGGCCTGGAACGAGTTCCTCATCGCGAGCCAGCTCTCCTCGGACTCGACCCGCACCGTGACCGTGGCGATCGCGTACTTCGCCGGGGCGCAGCCGCACCAAGAGCCGTATACAGCCGTCATGGCAGCCGGGACTATCGTCACCGTCCCGCTCGTGATCCTCGTGCTGGTGTTCCAGCGCAAGATCGTGGCCGGTCTGACTGCCGGTGCCGTGAAGTGA
- a CDS encoding LacI family DNA-binding transcriptional regulator produces MVGIDDVAAAAGVSTATVSRAIRGLPRVSPATRAKILATAEDLGYVPSSAASRLATGKTRTIGVLAPYVDRWFFGKAIAGVDQELHERGYNLSLFNLGGRITPRERLFSRSMVHKQIDALLLLCMFLHPEEIDDLHAIDMPLVVVGGPVRGCSSVGIDDYLAARSITQHLIGLGHRHIALLHGSGDAELNFSVPKIRVEGFHDAVHDAELELNPDAEFFGNFTVESGVEAMRRFMELPEPRPTAIACASDEMALGVLFEARRHGVRVPEDLSVVGIDGHEMGASAGLTTVWQDPTSQARRGTQMLLAEIGGEIGAVHSETAVQRLIVRESTAPPAAF; encoded by the coding sequence ATGGTAGGGATCGATGATGTCGCCGCCGCAGCAGGGGTCTCGACGGCCACGGTTTCTCGGGCCATCCGCGGCCTCCCCCGCGTCTCGCCCGCGACGCGTGCCAAGATCCTCGCGACGGCTGAGGATCTCGGGTACGTGCCGTCGTCGGCGGCATCTCGGCTTGCGACCGGAAAGACGCGGACGATCGGTGTGCTCGCGCCCTACGTGGACCGATGGTTCTTCGGTAAGGCGATCGCCGGGGTCGATCAGGAATTGCACGAGCGCGGCTACAACCTCTCGCTCTTCAACCTGGGCGGCCGGATTACCCCGCGTGAACGCCTCTTCAGCCGGTCCATGGTGCATAAGCAGATCGACGCGCTCCTCCTCCTGTGCATGTTCCTCCATCCGGAAGAGATCGACGACCTCCATGCGATTGACATGCCACTCGTCGTGGTCGGCGGACCCGTGCGGGGCTGCTCGAGCGTGGGCATCGATGACTACCTGGCCGCTCGGAGCATCACGCAGCACCTCATTGGGCTCGGGCATCGGCATATTGCCCTCCTTCACGGCAGCGGCGATGCGGAGCTCAACTTCTCCGTTCCCAAGATCCGCGTCGAAGGCTTTCACGACGCCGTGCACGACGCCGAGCTCGAACTCAATCCCGACGCCGAGTTCTTCGGCAATTTCACGGTGGAAAGCGGCGTTGAGGCGATGCGCCGCTTCATGGAGCTTCCCGAGCCGCGGCCGACGGCCATTGCCTGCGCCTCGGACGAGATGGCCCTCGGCGTGCTCTTCGAGGCCCGGCGCCACGGCGTCAGGGTGCCCGAGGACCTTTCGGTCGTGGGAATCGACGGGCACGAGATGGGAGCCTCGGCGGGGCTGACGACTGTGTGGCAGGACCCGACGTCACAGGCACGTCGTGGAACGCAGATGCTGCTCGCCGAAATCGGCGGCGAGATCGGCGCAGTGCACTCCGAGACCGCCGTGCAGCGGCTCATCGTCCGGGAGTCAACCGCACCGCCGGCCGCCTTCTGA
- a CDS encoding exodeoxyribonuclease III, translating to MKLATWNVNSLRARADRVESWLLRSDVDVLAIQETKCKDENFPWELFERNGYEVAHFGLNQWNGVAIASRVGLDDVERTFPDQPSFGKNGDNAAQEARAIAATCAGVRVWSLYVPNGRALNDEHMPYKLEWLKVLNGHAAEWLAGAPEAQIALVGDWNIAPQDDDVWDIDYFRREQLTHVSEPERDAFRAFGDSGYADIVRPYAPGPGVYTYWDYTQLRFPRKEGMRIDFVLASPALAARATGALIDREERKGKGASDHAPVIVDLADTP from the coding sequence GTGAAGCTTGCTACCTGGAACGTGAACTCTCTCCGCGCCCGCGCCGACCGTGTTGAGAGCTGGCTCCTGCGCAGCGACGTTGACGTGCTCGCGATCCAGGAGACCAAGTGCAAGGACGAGAACTTCCCGTGGGAGCTCTTCGAGCGCAACGGGTACGAGGTGGCGCACTTCGGGCTGAACCAGTGGAACGGCGTCGCGATCGCTTCCCGAGTGGGACTTGATGACGTTGAGCGCACCTTCCCTGACCAGCCCTCGTTCGGCAAGAACGGCGACAACGCCGCCCAGGAGGCCCGCGCGATAGCTGCGACATGCGCGGGAGTGCGCGTGTGGAGCCTCTACGTCCCCAACGGCCGCGCCCTCAACGATGAGCACATGCCCTACAAGCTCGAGTGGCTCAAGGTCCTCAACGGCCACGCCGCTGAGTGGCTCGCCGGTGCCCCTGAGGCGCAGATTGCGCTCGTGGGCGACTGGAACATCGCGCCGCAGGACGACGACGTGTGGGACATCGACTACTTCCGACGCGAGCAGCTCACCCATGTGAGCGAGCCTGAGCGGGACGCGTTCCGCGCGTTCGGGGACTCGGGGTACGCCGACATCGTGCGCCCCTACGCCCCCGGCCCGGGCGTCTACACCTACTGGGACTACACCCAGCTGCGCTTCCCCAGGAAAGAGGGCATGCGCATCGACTTCGTGCTGGCCTCCCCCGCCCTCGCCGCGCGGGCAACGGGCGCCCTCATCGACCGCGAGGAGCGCAAGGGCAAGGGCGCCTCGGATCATGCACCCGTCATCGTGGACCTGGCAGACACGCCGTGA
- the nadE gene encoding ammonia-dependent NAD(+) synthetase, which translates to MRELQAKIIEEMGVKPEIDPAAEVAARVGFLKDYLKATGAKGFVLGISGGLDSSLAGRLAQLAVESLAEEGTDADFVAVRLPYGVQHDEDDAVAALEFVRAKTQWTFNIKPAVDGFQQEYAATTGEDLSDFNRGNIKARSRMIAQYALAGQSFLLVIGTDHGAESVTGFFTKYGDGGADVLPLFGLDKRQNRQLLAHLGAPERIWQKVPTADLLDLQPGRTDEHELGITYEDIDDYLEGKDVSDSVAEAIEKRYLVTRHKRATPVTIFDTWWREGADAWSR; encoded by the coding sequence ATGCGCGAACTCCAGGCGAAGATCATCGAGGAGATGGGCGTCAAGCCCGAGATCGACCCGGCGGCAGAGGTCGCTGCCCGCGTCGGCTTCCTCAAGGACTACCTCAAGGCGACCGGCGCGAAGGGCTTCGTGCTCGGCATCAGCGGCGGACTCGATTCCTCCCTCGCGGGACGCCTTGCGCAGCTCGCCGTCGAGTCCCTCGCCGAGGAAGGGACTGACGCCGACTTCGTGGCGGTCCGCCTCCCGTACGGGGTGCAGCACGATGAGGACGATGCGGTGGCCGCCCTCGAGTTCGTGCGGGCCAAGACCCAGTGGACGTTCAACATCAAGCCCGCTGTGGACGGCTTCCAGCAGGAGTACGCTGCGACCACCGGCGAGGATCTCAGCGACTTCAACCGCGGGAACATCAAGGCCCGCTCGCGGATGATCGCGCAGTACGCCCTCGCGGGACAGAGCTTCCTGCTCGTGATCGGCACCGACCACGGTGCAGAGTCCGTGACGGGCTTCTTCACTAAGTACGGCGACGGAGGCGCGGACGTCCTGCCGCTGTTCGGGCTCGACAAGCGCCAGAACCGCCAGCTCCTCGCGCATCTCGGGGCTCCCGAGCGGATTTGGCAGAAGGTTCCGACGGCGGACCTGCTCGACCTCCAGCCCGGACGCACCGACGAGCACGAACTCGGGATCACGTACGAGGACATCGACGACTACCTCGAGGGCAAGGATGTCTCGGACTCCGTCGCAGAGGCCATCGAGAAGCGGTATCTCGTGACCCGCCACAAGCGCGCCACGCCGGTGACGATCTTCGACACGTGGTGGCGCGAGGGTGCCGACGCCTGGTCCCGGTAG
- a CDS encoding FadR/GntR family transcriptional regulator — MGHAPELQEDTTHDGGDPPSASVVPAAALAPAAAEPTVGGASRRHSEILETLGGQICSGELPPSCVLNTDELEARFAVSRTLVREVLRVLATMGLVEARRRVGTVVLPESRWDAFNPQVIRWKLASPARLTQLRELTELRNAVEPLAAMLAAERADTAERAEIVRLAAAMWAAGKTGRQQEFLALDIEFHHAVLAGSRNQMIATLHQITQEVLAGRVQYGLMPQLPDHAALEWHMEVAVAIQHGDGRAARAAMEKIVEQSFVEMAHMWDAPGAAPGTP; from the coding sequence CCGTCGTGCCGGCCGCCGCGCTCGCCCCCGCCGCGGCGGAGCCCACGGTCGGCGGAGCATCGCGCCGCCACAGCGAGATCCTCGAGACGCTCGGCGGGCAGATCTGCTCGGGCGAGCTCCCGCCGTCGTGCGTCCTGAACACCGACGAGCTCGAGGCGAGGTTCGCGGTCTCCCGGACGCTCGTGCGGGAGGTGCTGCGGGTGCTCGCCACGATGGGCCTTGTCGAGGCGCGACGACGCGTCGGCACGGTGGTGCTCCCGGAATCGCGGTGGGACGCGTTCAATCCGCAGGTGATCCGGTGGAAGCTCGCCTCCCCGGCGCGCCTCACGCAGCTGCGCGAGCTGACAGAGCTGCGCAACGCCGTCGAGCCCCTTGCGGCGATGCTCGCCGCCGAGCGGGCCGATACCGCCGAGCGCGCCGAGATCGTGCGTCTCGCGGCGGCCATGTGGGCGGCAGGCAAGACCGGGCGCCAGCAGGAGTTCCTCGCACTCGACATCGAGTTCCATCACGCGGTGCTGGCCGGGAGCAGGAACCAGATGATCGCCACGCTCCACCAGATCACCCAGGAAGTGCTTGCCGGGCGCGTCCAGTACGGCCTCATGCCGCAGCTGCCCGACCACGCGGCGCTCGAGTGGCACATGGAAGTTGCGGTCGCGATCCAGCACGGCGACGGCCGGGCCGCGCGGGCGGCGATGGAGAAGATCGTGGAGCAGTCGTTCGTGGAGATGGCCCACATGTGGGACGCCCCCGGCGCGGCGCCGGGCACGCCTTAA